In Halapricum desulfuricans, a single window of DNA contains:
- a CDS encoding competence protein CoiA family protein, producing the protein MSVIPSFERGDSFVSRHFRHHKQEEDIELTKTSGQITLDDIGKTGKCPGESDQHLRMKSIAYSRLTEDFQNGTLELESRLGDRIADVLLSLDEPRYPYGKGIAVEVQYRNEGKDIETVTDHYLQKGFSVAWLYPDDFSNYDVDLSGVLTVWPYALPDRTGLEGYPDVIRWLRQEKQPAVELDIPIPGEFWQSFDQSDEWLTVAKQTLRRRGRAWATISRSPWEDLTFQLGKRGRGYNADIESVTVQVFPGDCDVLRSFADRLRREGFESEPPSGDKREDEWHDITTSWFSGTETVTAWLSASFSPDDDLVISLGKKHQVETDRVSLIVGPRAVHALVELARLLERAFEIERS; encoded by the coding sequence ATGAGTGTCATCCCTTCTTTCGAGCGCGGAGATAGCTTTGTATCGCGTCATTTCCGGCACCACAAACAAGAGGAAGATATCGAACTCACGAAAACAAGCGGCCAGATAACGCTTGACGATATCGGCAAGACGGGGAAATGTCCCGGTGAGTCCGACCAGCATCTTCGGATGAAGTCGATAGCCTACTCTCGACTTACAGAGGACTTCCAGAATGGCACACTGGAACTCGAATCACGCCTCGGTGACCGTATCGCCGATGTCCTCCTTTCGCTTGACGAGCCCCGATATCCCTACGGAAAAGGCATCGCAGTTGAAGTCCAGTACCGAAATGAGGGGAAGGACATTGAGACTGTAACCGATCATTACTTACAGAAGGGATTCAGCGTCGCATGGCTGTATCCAGACGACTTTTCGAATTACGATGTCGATCTTTCGGGCGTTTTGACAGTGTGGCCGTATGCGCTCCCAGATCGTACCGGACTAGAGGGCTATCCGGATGTCATCCGATGGCTCCGCCAAGAGAAGCAGCCCGCGGTTGAGCTCGATATTCCGATCCCAGGCGAGTTCTGGCAGTCGTTCGATCAGTCGGATGAATGGCTGACAGTGGCAAAACAGACGCTCCGACGACGTGGTCGGGCTTGGGCCACAATTTCGCGTTCTCCGTGGGAGGACCTGACGTTTCAACTCGGCAAGAGAGGGCGTGGATACAACGCTGATATTGAGAGCGTCACCGTGCAGGTCTTTCCTGGAGACTGTGACGTACTCCGTTCATTCGCGGATCGGCTTAGACGCGAGGGGTTCGAGTCAGAACCGCCGTCGGGTGACAAACGTGAGGACGAGTGGCACGACATAACAACCAGCTGGTTTTCTGGGACAGAGACCGTTACCGCGTGGCTTTCCGCTTCATTCTCGCCGGATGACGACCTTGTCATCTCTCTCGGTAAGAAGCACCAAGTGGAGACGGACCGCGTCAGTTTGATTGTCGGCCCCCGTGCGGTCCACGCGCTGGTTGAGCTTGCAAGGTTACTGGAGAGAGCATTCGAGATCGAACGTAGTTGA
- a CDS encoding DUF7845 domain-containing protein, which yields MSRHVKAAPHEGDVRFTFGVHPGANVTDHGLAPYYAMDNLIKEWGDRWETEGKPTEEIQLLGETWATCFDYSKSGLDPWDNPDFQLEQVREFQFYFVSKDSPTYEGKRADRDKRVKGGTITVRPRWPDLRSDGKPVSVPDYGAPYIDVQVQASNIPHEEYLTLVKRVMSAYGIASRYFDHPHPDSHIDDLAYYVRLYRDESGSLHAPDGPIARAHTLIQGDRSGYRKHVEDHTKIPGYYVTATVEDEKAGELIRGHELGKELKHYYPNEPQQYEPDQAPYHPKFEVAYQTSRTEQTVRWDDLDDAHRELEETILNALEWAGLAVTADSHAFVEFDPFWDVENTHEARKIVQCPLPKIESEQEHRVMQLWGDMTEADRDVTELLLTDGGKVSPKEAAEQTGNTYRTIREVTSRMEGLIRHTYGELELESKKIQQELLKRIRAAGDRFEQEIGSAAMDLADAAEERARDAWSRLRREYAISTVDRNDCRKLLKVGYQPADRDEAQSILREIKTAYQQHVEQFIAGVHVVMTLADGERLRIRDMNRAFQKSVEGQQREARHNKKAREMFDFEEWKAAGCPPADEWDTG from the coding sequence GTGAGCCGGCACGTCAAAGCCGCGCCTCACGAGGGCGACGTTCGGTTCACATTCGGCGTCCACCCCGGCGCGAACGTGACTGACCACGGACTCGCGCCCTACTACGCGATGGACAACCTCATCAAAGAGTGGGGCGACCGCTGGGAAACCGAAGGCAAGCCCACCGAAGAGATCCAGCTTCTCGGCGAGACGTGGGCTACGTGCTTCGATTACTCGAAAAGTGGACTCGACCCCTGGGACAATCCGGACTTCCAGCTTGAGCAAGTCCGGGAATTCCAGTTTTACTTCGTCTCAAAGGACTCGCCTACCTACGAGGGCAAGCGAGCCGATCGAGACAAGCGTGTCAAAGGCGGAACGATCACAGTCCGGCCGCGCTGGCCAGATCTTCGGTCCGACGGCAAGCCTGTTTCCGTACCGGACTACGGCGCGCCGTATATCGATGTCCAGGTCCAGGCGTCCAACATCCCCCACGAGGAGTATTTGACGCTCGTAAAGCGCGTGATGAGCGCGTACGGGATCGCGAGTCGCTATTTCGACCATCCACACCCAGATAGCCACATCGACGATCTTGCGTACTATGTCCGGCTGTATCGCGACGAGAGCGGCTCACTGCACGCACCTGATGGTCCGATTGCACGGGCGCACACGCTTATCCAGGGCGACCGCTCGGGCTATCGCAAGCACGTCGAAGACCACACGAAGATCCCCGGTTACTACGTCACAGCCACCGTCGAAGACGAGAAAGCTGGCGAGCTAATCCGGGGCCACGAACTCGGCAAAGAGCTGAAACACTACTACCCGAATGAACCGCAACAGTACGAACCCGACCAAGCACCTTACCATCCAAAGTTCGAGGTCGCCTATCAGACGAGCCGGACCGAGCAGACCGTCCGATGGGACGATCTCGACGACGCCCACCGCGAGCTCGAAGAGACGATCCTGAATGCCCTAGAGTGGGCCGGGTTAGCGGTCACAGCCGATAGCCACGCGTTCGTCGAGTTCGATCCCTTCTGGGATGTCGAGAACACCCACGAAGCCCGGAAGATCGTACAGTGCCCCCTGCCGAAGATCGAAAGCGAGCAAGAGCACCGCGTGATGCAGCTGTGGGGCGATATGACCGAGGCCGACCGGGACGTGACGGAGTTGCTGCTAACCGACGGTGGCAAGGTCTCGCCGAAAGAGGCCGCCGAGCAGACGGGCAACACCTACCGGACGATCCGAGAAGTGACAAGCCGGATGGAAGGGCTAATTCGCCATACGTACGGCGAGTTGGAACTGGAGTCGAAGAAGATCCAGCAGGAGCTCCTGAAACGGATCCGTGCGGCCGGAGATCGCTTCGAGCAGGAGATTGGGAGTGCCGCTATGGACTTGGCTGACGCCGCTGAGGAGCGCGCTCGCGACGCGTGGAGCCGGCTCCGGCGCGAGTATGCGATTAGCACGGTTGACCGAAACGACTGCCGAAAGCTCCTGAAGGTCGGCTACCAGCCGGCAGATCGAGACGAAGCCCAGTCGATCCTTCGTGAGATCAAGACGGCCTACCAGCAGCACGTCGAGCAGTTCATCGCCGGTGTCCACGTCGTGATGACGCTGGCAGACGGTGAGCGGCTACGCATCCGTGATATGAACCGGGCTTTCCAGAAGTCGGTTGAAGGCCAGCAACGCGAGGCCCGGCACAACAAGAAAGCTCGCGAGATGTTCGATTTTGAGGAGTGGAAAGCCGCCGGCTGTCCACCCGCTGACGAGTGGGACACCGGGTAG
- the queC gene encoding 7-cyano-7-deazaguanine synthase QueC has protein sequence MSDRAVVLVSGGMDSATAVYEAIDRGYEPYFLHTSYGQNTATRELECAQALAEDVDAADFLHVETEHLAAIGASSLTDEGVAVEDADLDSDEIPSSYVPFRNANLLAMAVSYAEANDCSAVFIGAHSEDFSGYPDCRPAFFEAFQGVVDAGTKPGTEIEIVAPFVDWSKTDIAERGLELGVPYEHTWSCYRDEEPACGTCDACALRLQAFQNLGERDPIEYAQRPSYADR, from the coding sequence ATGAGCGACCGCGCTGTCGTGCTGGTCTCGGGCGGGATGGACAGTGCGACCGCGGTCTACGAGGCGATCGACCGTGGCTACGAGCCGTACTTCCTGCACACGTCCTACGGGCAGAATACGGCGACGAGGGAACTGGAGTGTGCGCAGGCGCTGGCCGAAGACGTCGACGCGGCTGACTTTTTGCACGTCGAGACGGAACACCTCGCGGCGATCGGGGCCTCCAGCCTCACCGACGAGGGGGTGGCTGTCGAAGACGCCGACCTCGATAGCGACGAGATCCCGAGTTCCTACGTGCCGTTCCGGAACGCCAATCTCCTCGCCATGGCCGTCTCGTACGCCGAGGCCAACGACTGTTCGGCTGTCTTCATCGGTGCCCACAGCGAGGACTTCTCCGGCTATCCCGACTGTCGGCCCGCGTTCTTCGAGGCGTTTCAGGGGGTCGTCGACGCCGGGACGAAGCCCGGAACCGAGATCGAGATCGTCGCGCCGTTCGTCGACTGGTCGAAGACGGACATCGCCGAACGCGGACTCGAACTCGGCGTGCCGTACGAGCACACGTGGAGCTGCTATCGAGACGAGGAACCGGCCTGTGGCACCTGCGACGCGTGCGCGCTCCGGCTGCAGGCGTTCCAGAATCTCGGTGAGCGGGATCCGATCGAATACGCGCAACGACCGTCGTACGCCGATCGCTGA
- the folE gene encoding GTP cyclohydrolase I → MSDDTTLDDHSTDESLPIQTDPATGIDHEKAQRGVRLVLDAIGEDPDRAGLTDTWQRRIPEMLETLTEGDRQAAKPTMRTFEATHRDLVVKTGIPVYSLCEHHMLPYHGTAHVAYRPDDEVVGLSKLIRYVRWQSRRLTVQEELTRDIARGLADELDAGTVLVEISATHMCEAMRGIETETTTTTREIVGEPTAAERERFTDAIARTDGETR, encoded by the coding sequence ATGAGTGACGACACGACACTCGACGACCACTCGACTGACGAATCGCTCCCCATACAGACCGACCCGGCCACCGGGATCGACCACGAGAAAGCCCAGCGCGGCGTCAGACTCGTCCTCGACGCCATCGGCGAGGACCCGGACCGGGCCGGATTGACCGACACCTGGCAGCGCCGCATCCCGGAGATGCTCGAAACGCTGACCGAAGGCGATCGGCAAGCTGCCAAACCCACGATGCGAACCTTCGAGGCGACTCACCGCGATCTCGTGGTGAAAACCGGCATTCCGGTCTACAGTCTCTGTGAACATCACATGTTACCGTACCACGGGACTGCACACGTCGCGTACCGGCCGGACGACGAGGTGGTCGGCCTCTCGAAACTGATCCGGTACGTACGCTGGCAGTCCCGGCGACTGACGGTGCAAGAGGAACTGACACGGGACATCGCCCGCGGACTGGCCGACGAACTCGACGCCGGGACCGTACTGGTCGAGATCTCGGCGACGCACATGTGCGAAGCGATGCGCGGCATCGAGACGGAAACGACCACGACGACCCGGGAAATCGTCGGTGAGCCGACCGCTGCGGAGCGAGAGCGGTTCACTGACGCGATCGCACGGACCGACGGTGAGACGCGATGA
- a CDS encoding 7-carboxy-7-deazaguanine synthase QueE, with protein MPVNADSDAFEADPEHDTALPINEVFYSLQGEGKLSGVPTVFVRTSGCNLRCWFCDSYHTSWEPTHAWMDLEDILEEIAGYDAEHVVLTGGEPMIHDEAVELLDRLGDRGYHTTVETNGTIYRDAHIDLASISPKLRSSTPTVGRDPKGDGEWADRHEQRRIDVGALSRLIDTYPNQLKFVVTDREDMAEIESLLSRIRETTTTEVADDDVLLMPEGTTRAELDRTRNTVADLAMEYGYRYTPRLHVDLWNDAPGT; from the coding sequence ATGCCCGTCAACGCCGACAGCGACGCCTTCGAGGCTGACCCCGAGCACGACACCGCGTTGCCGATCAACGAGGTGTTCTATTCGCTCCAGGGCGAGGGCAAGCTCTCGGGCGTCCCGACGGTGTTCGTCCGGACCAGTGGCTGTAACCTGCGCTGCTGGTTCTGCGACTCGTATCACACCTCGTGGGAGCCCACCCACGCCTGGATGGACCTCGAGGACATTCTCGAGGAAATCGCGGGTTACGACGCCGAACACGTCGTGTTGACCGGCGGCGAACCGATGATCCACGACGAGGCCGTCGAGTTGCTTGACCGCCTCGGCGACCGCGGCTACCACACCACTGTCGAGACCAACGGCACGATCTACCGCGACGCACATATCGACCTTGCAAGCATCAGCCCCAAGCTCCGGAGCAGCACCCCGACCGTCGGCCGCGATCCGAAGGGCGACGGCGAGTGGGCCGACCGACACGAGCAGCGACGGATCGACGTCGGCGCACTCTCCCGGCTGATCGATACCTACCCGAACCAGCTCAAGTTCGTCGTGACCGATCGGGAGGACATGGCCGAGATCGAGAGCCTTCTCTCGCGGATCCGTGAGACGACCACGACCGAAGTTGCCGACGACGACGTGTTGCTGATGCCCGAAGGGACGACGCGAGCGGAACTGGATCGGACGCGAAATACCGTCGCCGACCTGGCGATGGAGTACGGCTACCGCTACACACCGCGACTCCACGTCGACCTGTGGAACGACGCCCCCGGAACCTGA
- a CDS encoding 6-pyruvoyl trahydropterin synthase family protein has protein sequence MPDGVLAEENVASDTETSTAERTLVVGQDRPIRISTGHRLRDHDGKCSRPHGHNYEFVVEVTGELTEQGWVVDKGDITSVLYEWDHQFLLERGDPLVDAFEQSGDGDAVVVLERPPTAEVMGLELEAKMLEAFPDTVSDVSVQVCETSELCASD, from the coding sequence ATGCCTGATGGAGTCTTGGCGGAAGAGAACGTTGCGTCTGACACGGAAACCAGCACGGCCGAACGAACGCTGGTCGTCGGACAGGACCGTCCGATCCGGATCAGTACCGGGCACCGGCTTCGGGACCACGACGGGAAGTGTTCACGCCCCCATGGACACAACTACGAGTTCGTCGTCGAAGTCACCGGCGAGCTCACCGAGCAGGGCTGGGTCGTGGACAAAGGCGATATTACTTCGGTATTATACGAGTGGGATCACCAGTTCCTGCTCGAGCGGGGCGACCCGCTGGTCGACGCCTTCGAACAGAGCGGCGACGGGGACGCGGTCGTCGTGCTAGAGCGACCGCCGACGGCCGAGGTCATGGGCCTCGAACTGGAGGCGAAGATGCTCGAGGCGTTCCCGGACACCGTCTCCGACGTCTCGGTGCAGGTCTGTGAGACCAGCGAACTCTGTGCGTCCGACTGA
- a CDS encoding aspartate/glutamate racemase family protein: MDATDDLRTIGVLGGMSSESTITYYRQIDQGINDALGGHAAGEVLIRSVNFGEIERFIRTEQWDTAGDYLAQAARGLEAGGADFVVMATNTMHRVAPAIERAISIPFVHIVDVTADAIRAAGIETVGLLGTQPTMEASFYRDRLAEHGIDVVVPEPTDREAVDTIIFEELTDGIVRDESRERYLDVIDDMVAAGADGVVLGCTEIELLIEQADRPDVPLFDTTALHVERAIAHGLGERAFDDE; encoded by the coding sequence ATGGACGCGACCGACGACCTTCGGACGATCGGCGTGCTCGGCGGGATGAGCAGCGAATCGACGATTACCTACTACCGTCAGATCGATCAGGGCATCAACGACGCTCTGGGGGGCCACGCGGCGGGCGAGGTGCTGATCCGCAGTGTCAACTTCGGCGAGATCGAGCGCTTCATCCGGACCGAGCAGTGGGACACGGCGGGCGACTATCTCGCACAGGCAGCTCGAGGGCTGGAGGCGGGCGGTGCCGACTTCGTCGTGATGGCGACGAACACGATGCACAGGGTCGCCCCGGCGATCGAACGCGCGATCTCGATTCCGTTCGTGCACATCGTCGACGTGACTGCCGACGCCATCCGTGCGGCGGGCATCGAGACGGTCGGACTCCTTGGGACCCAGCCGACGATGGAGGCGTCGTTCTATCGCGACCGACTGGCCGAGCACGGCATTGACGTCGTCGTCCCGGAACCGACAGATCGGGAGGCAGTCGATACGATCATCTTCGAGGAACTCACCGACGGGATCGTCCGGGACGAATCACGGGAGCGATATCTGGATGTCATCGACGACATGGTGGCTGCGGGCGCGGACGGCGTCGTGCTCGGCTGCACGGAAATCGAATTGCTGATCGAGCAGGCTGATCGGCCGGACGTCCCCCTGTTCGATACGACCGCGCTACACGTCGAGCGGGCGATCGCTCACGGTCTCGGCGAACGGGCCTTTGACGATGAGTGA
- a CDS encoding sensor histidine kinase, with product MPTQALAVSSAVVPLDSITQTGWVVVLLSLAAGIGTLALIWYLSRHRHAPGAKWFMAMLGAQALWVFAYTGGLFLRAPLWRASAETLMWIGIAWLGPLFLSFALVYTGRTNIAYSKWFPGVFVPAIAAVALGVTRPYHSLLWQEFQFAPVFGLRTVEYTLQPIGYFVAIVSLGAAGVGVLLLVGAIVSYGPLYKREAIAVTLSTVPPAGAFWVWMFELGPVPSLNLSAAMFLPHVLLDAYAFVGTYMFETNPTTQRAAERGALNDLEDPLLVVDPDGRVVNMNAQAEQLFDAEAVTLPSSVDALTGADLNALRSTGEFECAKRNSVYAVSFTSLTDSSGTDVGEMLVFYDITTVRRQKQRLSVLGRVLRHNLRNQLNVAQGRAELIEAETTDSAIESHAATIRDANEQLLSIGRRIRDFQQVQDRDLTVSSVDPVALAERVADSVREQHLEATVDIEATVSQRYLETDEEILELVLTNLLGNAIRHTESRDAVAEMRLHETDDETVRFELRDTNDRIPDIEIDTLESTEESALQHGQGIGLWIVTWSLNFIDGEITFEYDDGNVVTVTVPRTLSSATTD from the coding sequence ATGCCAACGCAAGCGCTTGCTGTCTCCAGCGCCGTTGTCCCTCTCGACTCGATCACTCAGACTGGCTGGGTCGTCGTCCTGCTCTCGCTCGCCGCGGGTATCGGCACGCTGGCGCTGATCTGGTACCTGTCACGTCACCGTCACGCACCCGGCGCGAAGTGGTTCATGGCGATGCTCGGTGCACAGGCCCTTTGGGTGTTCGCGTATACGGGCGGACTCTTCCTGCGTGCGCCGCTCTGGCGGGCGTCAGCCGAAACGCTCATGTGGATCGGAATCGCGTGGCTCGGCCCGCTGTTTCTATCGTTTGCGCTCGTCTACACCGGCCGGACCAACATCGCTTACTCGAAGTGGTTTCCGGGCGTGTTCGTCCCCGCTATCGCGGCGGTCGCGCTCGGGGTGACACGTCCGTATCACTCGCTGCTGTGGCAGGAGTTCCAGTTCGCGCCGGTGTTCGGCCTGCGGACTGTCGAGTATACGCTCCAACCGATCGGCTATTTCGTCGCGATCGTCTCGCTCGGCGCCGCGGGCGTCGGGGTGCTCCTGCTTGTCGGCGCGATCGTTTCCTACGGCCCGCTGTACAAGCGAGAAGCGATCGCAGTCACGCTCAGTACCGTCCCGCCGGCGGGCGCGTTCTGGGTGTGGATGTTCGAACTCGGCCCGGTGCCGTCGCTGAACCTCTCGGCTGCGATGTTTCTCCCGCACGTGTTGCTCGATGCGTACGCGTTCGTAGGCACGTACATGTTCGAGACGAATCCGACCACACAGCGGGCCGCAGAGCGGGGCGCGCTCAACGACCTCGAGGACCCGTTGCTCGTGGTCGATCCGGACGGACGGGTGGTGAACATGAACGCGCAGGCCGAACAGCTGTTCGACGCCGAAGCGGTCACGCTCCCGTCGTCAGTTGACGCGCTCACTGGAGCCGATCTGAACGCGCTTCGGTCGACCGGCGAATTCGAGTGTGCGAAGCGAAACAGCGTCTATGCCGTTTCGTTCACGTCGCTCACCGACTCCAGCGGCACCGACGTCGGTGAGATGCTCGTGTTCTACGACATCACGACTGTCCGTCGACAGAAACAACGCCTGTCCGTCCTCGGTCGTGTTCTCAGGCACAACCTCCGAAACCAGTTGAACGTGGCACAGGGTCGCGCGGAGCTCATCGAAGCTGAGACGACCGACTCCGCAATCGAGTCGCACGCGGCGACGATCAGAGACGCCAACGAACAGCTGCTTTCGATCGGCCGGCGGATCCGCGACTTCCAGCAGGTACAGGACCGCGACCTCACAGTGTCGTCTGTCGATCCGGTCGCGCTCGCAGAACGCGTCGCGGACAGCGTCCGCGAACAGCACCTCGAAGCGACGGTCGATATCGAGGCAACGGTCTCACAGCGATACCTCGAAACAGACGAGGAAATTCTCGAACTCGTATTGACGAACCTGCTCGGCAACGCGATCAGACACACCGAAAGTAGAGACGCGGTCGCGGAGATGCGACTCCACGAGACGGACGACGAGACCGTGCGTTTCGAACTGCGAGATACGAACGATCGAATCCCGGATATCGAGATCGACACGCTCGAGTCCACAGAGGAATCCGCCTTACAGCACGGTCAGGGGATCGGTCTGTGGATCGTGACGTGGTCGCTGAATTTCATCGACGGAGAGATCACGTTCGAATACGACGACGGGAACGTGGTCACCGTGACGGTCCCTCGAACGCTGTCGTCGGCGACAACCGATTGA
- a CDS encoding RNA-guided pseudouridylation complex pseudouridine synthase subunit Cbf5 produces MTRGPPSERSPAELLEFGVVNLDKPPGPSAHQVVAWLRDMAELDRAAHAGTLDPKVTGCLPVLLGDATRMAQVFDDAVKEYVAVLELHGEPPENLREVVAEFEAPIYQKPPRKSAVARRLRVREVHELAVLEVRDRQALLRVRSESGTYVRKLCHDIGLALGIGAHMGDLRRTATGSFDDRSLVTMHDLADALAWWREDDDPTHLREVVQPAERALEDVPEVTIAPSAAESVATGAPVYAPGVIDCPHVPDGQLVACYTPDGAAVCLGRLVGDPDADAGLVVELERVLV; encoded by the coding sequence ATGACCCGTGGCCCACCGTCCGAGCGCTCGCCGGCCGAACTGCTCGAGTTCGGCGTCGTCAACCTCGACAAGCCGCCCGGCCCCTCCGCGCATCAGGTCGTCGCCTGGCTGCGGGACATGGCCGAGCTCGATCGGGCGGCCCACGCCGGCACGCTCGACCCGAAGGTTACGGGCTGTCTCCCGGTGTTGCTCGGCGACGCCACGCGGATGGCACAGGTCTTCGACGACGCCGTCAAGGAGTACGTTGCGGTGCTCGAGTTACACGGCGAACCGCCGGAGAATCTGCGCGAGGTCGTCGCCGAATTCGAGGCTCCGATCTACCAGAAGCCACCGCGAAAGAGCGCCGTCGCCCGGCGACTTCGCGTCCGCGAGGTCCACGAGTTGGCCGTCCTCGAAGTCCGGGATCGGCAGGCGCTGCTTCGGGTGCGGTCCGAGAGCGGGACCTACGTTCGGAAGCTGTGTCACGACATCGGACTCGCGCTGGGTATCGGCGCGCACATGGGCGATCTCCGTCGCACTGCGACCGGGTCGTTCGACGATCGCTCGCTGGTCACGATGCACGACCTGGCCGACGCGCTGGCCTGGTGGCGCGAAGACGACGACCCGACACACCTGCGAGAAGTCGTCCAGCCGGCCGAGCGGGCGCTCGAGGACGTTCCCGAGGTCACGATCGCCCCGAGTGCCGCCGAAAGCGTCGCCACCGGGGCTCCAGTGTATGCCCCTGGCGTGATCGACTGTCCACACGTTCCCGACGGACAACTGGTCGCCTGCTATACGCCTGACGGAGCGGCCGTGTGTCTCGGCCGTCTCGTCGGCGATCCCGACGCCGACGCGGGTCTCGTCGTCGAACTCGAACGCGTACTGGTCTGA
- the cmk gene encoding (d)CMP kinase → MLITVSGPAGSGKSTLAASLADALDYEHVSGGDIFRDLAEERGMTPLELNKQAEEDEDIDRDLDRRLREIARERDEVILESRLAGWMAGDYADLKIWLSAPLEVRSERISQRENKPFEQAREETLERGESEAHRYKEYYNIAFDDLSIYDLSINTARWDPQGVLSLTLHAVQSYKETGDEGKTPITDVEYDL, encoded by the coding sequence ATGTTGATCACCGTCTCCGGCCCCGCCGGGAGCGGCAAGAGCACGCTCGCCGCGAGCCTCGCCGACGCACTGGATTACGAGCACGTCTCCGGGGGCGACATCTTCCGCGATCTCGCCGAAGAGCGCGGCATGACGCCTCTCGAACTGAACAAGCAGGCCGAAGAGGACGAGGACATCGACCGCGATCTCGACCGGCGACTGCGCGAGATCGCCCGCGAGCGCGACGAGGTGATCCTCGAATCCAGACTCGCGGGATGGATGGCCGGCGATTACGCCGATCTGAAAATCTGGCTGTCCGCGCCGCTCGAGGTCCGATCCGAACGGATCTCACAGCGGGAGAACAAGCCCTTCGAGCAGGCTCGCGAGGAAACCCTCGAGCGGGGCGAGAGTGAGGCTCATCGGTACAAGGAGTACTACAACATCGCCTTCGACGATCTGTCGATCTACGACCTGTCGATCAACACCGCTCGCTGGGATCCCCAAGGCGTGCTCAGCCTGACGCTGCACGCCGTCCAGTCGTACAAGGAGACCGGCGACGAGGGCAAGACGCCGATCACCGACGTCGAGTACGATCTCTGA
- a CDS encoding DUF106 domain-containing protein yields MVRTAQKIDSLVAEDASMEAAIETVLETAEDRGVVEWSDVSDELTSGQWGRLIEKGILVDADGDGFVVDDPDGVRDALEDAEPADEEGDGGWSSWDKIALVGSLAFFVGYWDPSIRNQIGGVLDLVIGPIDAAMPFYLVILVLAVLTGLWSTLLQDRLTNLDGMSDYQEKQQELREREQRAKEQDDEEALDEIREEQMEMMTDQFGMMKQQFRSMPWIMLFTIPVFLWVYWQVLGVGVGDGSSTVIVMPLIGEVSSWQAGIIGPMQAWIFWYVLCSMSLSQFIRKSLNIQTSPT; encoded by the coding sequence ATGGTACGAACGGCACAGAAGATCGACTCCCTCGTCGCGGAGGACGCCAGCATGGAGGCCGCGATCGAGACCGTCCTCGAAACCGCCGAGGACAGGGGTGTCGTCGAATGGAGCGACGTCAGCGACGAGTTGACGAGCGGTCAGTGGGGCCGTCTCATCGAGAAGGGAATCCTCGTCGACGCCGATGGCGACGGGTTCGTCGTCGACGACCCTGACGGTGTCAGAGACGCGCTCGAGGACGCCGAACCGGCCGACGAAGAGGGCGACGGCGGCTGGTCGAGCTGGGACAAGATCGCACTGGTCGGCTCGCTTGCGTTTTTCGTCGGTTACTGGGATCCATCGATCCGCAACCAGATCGGTGGGGTCCTCGATCTCGTCATCGGGCCGATCGACGCTGCCATGCCCTTCTATCTCGTGATTCTCGTGCTGGCGGTCCTCACCGGCCTCTGGTCGACGCTGCTGCAGGATCGGCTGACGAACCTCGACGGGATGAGCGACTACCAGGAGAAACAGCAGGAGCTCCGCGAGCGCGAACAGCGTGCGAAAGAGCAGGACGACGAAGAAGCGCTCGATGAGATCCGCGAGGAACAGATGGAGATGATGACAGACCAGTTCGGGATGATGAAACAGCAGTTCCGATCGATGCCCTGGATCATGCTGTTCACGATCCCCGTCTTCCTGTGGGTGTACTGGCAAGTCCTCGGCGTCGGCGTCGGCGACGGGAGTTCGACGGTGATCGTCATGCCGCTGATCGGCGAGGTGAGCAGTTGGCAGGCCGGTATCATCGGGCCCATGCAGGCGTGGATCTTCTGGTACGTCCTCTGCTCGATGAGCCTCTCGCAGTTCATTCGCAAGTCGCTGAACATCCAGACGTCGCCGACCTGA